In Candidatus Methylomirabilis sp., the sequence CAGGACCCGCCGGAAGACGTCCCAGGGGCGGGCGCCCAGCACGCGCGCCGCGTGCTCGATTGCCGGGTCGATGCCCGAGATGTACCCCAGCAGCAGCAGAAAGCAGAATGGGAAATGCTGGACGAACAGGGCGATCATCACGCCCGTGTAGTTGTGGGTGAGCCGGAGGGGCTCCGGGAGGCCGGCCGCCACCAGGACCTGGTTCAGCCACCCCTTCGGCCCGTAGAAGCCGTTGATCCCCTGGGCCACCAGCACTGTCCCCAGGGCGATGGGGAAGACGAGCAGCGTGGTGATGGTGCGCTCGAGCCAGATCCCCCGCCGCATCACGTAGGCGACGCCCAGGGCGAGCACAACGGTGAGCACGGTGTTCGGGACGGCGAGGGAGAGGGTGACCCAGATCGTCCGCGCCTGCCAAGGATCGAAGAAAAAAGCCAGGTAGTTGGCGAGCGACAGCCCGCCCTCTCCCTTCGCGGGGCGGAGGGAGAGGAAGACGCCGTAGCAGAAGGGGTAGACGAACATCACGAGGAGGTACAGAACCGACGGAAGGAGCAGGGGGAGGCCGGCTCCGTCCAGCCGCGACACCGGCCGGACCTGCGCGAAAGGCGTCGCTACCGCCGGGGTCTCCGCCCTCACCCGCCACCTCCCGCGCCGTCCTCAGACGGCAGGATGACCACCCGCTCGGCGGGCAGGCGGAGGCCGACGGTGGTGCCCACCGCCACCGGCTCCGCGACCCGGGCCTTGACCGCTTGCCCCGACTCCAGGACCACCTCGAGGTCGTACTCCCGTCCCAGGTACTCTATCAGCCGGACCCGCCCCCGCAGCACGTTCGGGCCGGGCGGGTCCCCGGTGACCGTCACGTCCTCGGGCCGGACGGCGGCGACCCCGGTGGCCCCTGGAGCAAGCGGCACCGCCGCGCGGCCCGCCAGCATCAGCGGCCCGCCCCGGCCCAGCACCGTGCCGTCCGCCTCCGCCCCGGTCACCGTCAGCGGGAAGAAGTTGCGGTACCCCATGAAGTCGGCGACGAAGAGGTCCCGGGGCCGGTCGTGGATCTCGGCGGGGGTCCCCGCCTGCACGGCCCGGCCGTCCCGCATCACCACGACCCGGTCCGAGAGGGAGAGGGCCTCGGCCTGATCGTGGGTCACGTAGATCGAGGTCAGTCCCAGATCCGCGTGCAGCCGCTTGATCTCCGTGCGCATCTCCAGGCGGAGCTTTGCGTCCAGGTTGCTGAGCGGCTCGTCCAGCAACAGGAGGCGAGGCTCGATCACCAGCGCCCGCGCGATGGCCACCCGCTGCTGCTGCCCCCCGGAGAGCTGGCCGGGGTAGCGGTCCTCGAAGCCCGGGAGCTGGACCAGCCCCAGCATCTGCCCGACGCGCGTGGCGGTCCGCTCGCGCGGCCAGCCCCGGAGCTCGAGGCCGAAGGCGATGTTCTGAAACACCGTGAGGTGGGGGAAGAGGGCGTAGTTCTGGAAGACCATGCCGAAGCCGCGCCGCTCCGGGGGCAGCCCGTCAATGCGGGCCCCGTCCAGCCAGATCTCTCCCACGCTGGGCGGGATCAGCCCTGCCAGGAGGTTGAGCGCGGTGGACTTGCCGCACCCCGAGGGGCCGAGGAAGGTCACGAACTCCCGCCCGCGGACCTCGAGGGCAAAGTCGTCCAGGACGGTCTTCACCCCGAACCGCTTGGTCAAACGGAAGCGGAGGCTCGCGATCTGCTCGGGCATGACCGGCGACGGCTCTGTGGGGAGGCGCAGCCGCCCGCTGCGGACCGGATGTGGGACGGGCCCGCGGCGGGGGCTCCCTCCGCTAAAACTTCTTGATCCGCTGGGCCCCGACCTCCTTGTCCCACCGGTCCATCGCGCCGACGAGTTGCTTGACCGGCAACTGGGGCACGACCTTGTACTTCTTCTCCATGTCGGTGTACTCGGGGCGCCAGTGGTCGCGGACGAGCTTCTGGATGTCGGACGGGGCCTTGTCGAGCGTCGCGGCCTTGATGGACGGCCCGATGAAGGCCTTCCAGGTCAGGACCTGCTGCTCCGGCCGCCGCATGAACCTCATCAGGTCGAGGACCACCTCCTGCTCCGCCGGCGAGATCCCCTTCGGGATCGCCCAGTAGTGCCCATCAATCACGAAGGAGGTGTTCGGGAGGACGAAGATC encodes:
- a CDS encoding sugar ABC transporter permease — translated: MRAETPAVATPFAQVRPVSRLDGAGLPLLLPSVLYLLVMFVYPFCYGVFLSLRPAKGEGGLSLANYLAFFFDPWQARTIWVTLSLAVPNTVLTVVLALGVAYVMRRGIWLERTITTLLVFPIALGTVLVAQGINGFYGPKGWLNQVLVAAGLPEPLRLTHNYTGVMIALFVQHFPFCFLLLLGYISGIDPAIEHAARVLGARPWDVFRRVLWPLIAPGAAIAFALVFVMNFGVFPSAVLVGQPAGATRTIAIAAYQQAFEHYDMSMASAIAVVMGVCQLVGLLIVLLLRGRLAATGVATMGAGKR
- a CDS encoding ABC transporter ATP-binding protein, producing the protein MPEQIASLRFRLTKRFGVKTVLDDFALEVRGREFVTFLGPSGCGKSTALNLLAGLIPPSVGEIWLDGARIDGLPPERRGFGMVFQNYALFPHLTVFQNIAFGLELRGWPRERTATRVGQMLGLVQLPGFEDRYPGQLSGGQQQRVAIARALVIEPRLLLLDEPLSNLDAKLRLEMRTEIKRLHADLGLTSIYVTHDQAEALSLSDRVVVMRDGRAVQAGTPAEIHDRPRDLFVADFMGYRNFFPLTVTGAEADGTVLGRGGPLMLAGRAAVPLAPGATGVAAVRPEDVTVTGDPPGPNVLRGRVRLIEYLGREYDLEVVLESGQAVKARVAEPVAVGTTVGLRLPAERVVILPSEDGAGGGG